The Mauremys reevesii isolate NIE-2019 linkage group 13, ASM1616193v1, whole genome shotgun sequence genome contains a region encoding:
- the LOC120379765 gene encoding olfactory receptor 2AP1-like, with protein MAGSHWRNQTVVTEFILLGFGDLSDLQNLLFLMFLVTYIATVVGNALIVVLIVADQHLHTPMYFFLGHLSCLETCYTSTFLPRLLASLLTGDRTISVSGCFTQMYFSGSLAATECYLLAAMSYDRYLAICKPLHYSVLMNTKFCLQLAAGSWFNGFLAITIFVLFISQLIFCGPNQINHFYCDPIPLMELSCSDTRLMLLFNFILISVFTLPPFLLTLTSYVCIVASILRIPSTTKRQKAFSTCASHLIVVTIFYGTPMIVYMLPKRNTLRDLNKVLSLCFTVLTPLVNPLIYSLRNREVKEDLRKAVSKCGFQENHAETPR; from the coding sequence ATGGCAGGCTCACATTGGAGAAATCAAACAGTTGtcacagaattcatcctcctgggTTTTGGGGATCTCTCTGACCTGCAAAATCTTCTCTTCCTGATGTTCCTAGTAACCTACATCGCAACTGTAGTTGGGAACGCCCTCATCGTGGTGCTCATTGtggctgatcagcaccttcacacccccatgtacttcttcctggggcacttgtcctgcttggagacctgctacactTCCACCTTTCTGCCCAGGTTGCTGGCCAGTCTCTtgactggggacagaaccatCTCAGTCAGTGGCTGTTTCACACAAATGTATTTCTCTGGTTCCTTGGCAGCTACTGAATGCTATCTCCTAGCAGCtatgtcttatgatcggtatttagctATATGTAAACCCCTGCACTATTCAGTTCTTATGAATACCAAGTTTTGCCTACAATTGGCTGCTGGGTCATGGTTCAATGGTTTTTTGGCGATTACCATCTTTGTCCTATTCATATCACAGCTAATATTCTGTGGGCCAAATCAAATCAACCATTTCTATTGTGATCCCATTCCACTGATGGAACTGTCCTGCAGTGACACACGCCTGATGTTATTgttcaatttcattttaatttctgtattCACCCTGCCACCATTCCTACTAACCTTGACATCCTACGTGTGTATTGTTGCCAGCATCCTGAGAATTCCTTCCACCACCAAaaggcaaaaggccttttccacctgcgcATCTCACCTCATAGTGGTGACAATTTTCTATGGAACCCCAATGATTGTCTACATGCTACCGAAACGTAATACACTGAGAGACCTGAACAAAGTGCTCTCTCTTTGCTTCACAGTCCTGACTCCCCTGGTTAACCctctcatctacagcctgagaaacagagaggtcaaggaagACTTGCGCAAAGCAGTCAGTAAATGTGGTTTTCAAGAAAACCATGCCGAGACTCCGAGATAA